A window of the Pseudomonas furukawaii genome harbors these coding sequences:
- a CDS encoding gamma-glutamyl-gamma-aminobutyrate hydrolase family protein has protein sequence MARLPLIGVSACTREMGPQTYHIAGDKYLRAVALGAGGIPLVIPALGDLLDQETLLASLDGLLFTGSPSNVEPHHYQGPASAAGTRHDPARDRTTLPLVRAAIAAGIPVLGICRGFQEMNVAFGGTLHQRVHETAGYMDHREPADEPLEVQYAPRHPVRVQAGGILDGIGLPSEIQVNSIHGQGVERLAPGLHVEALAPDGLVEAFSVEGARSFALGVQWHPEWQVLTNPNYLAIFQAFGEACRKTAGQR, from the coding sequence ATGGCTCGCCTGCCGTTGATCGGCGTCTCCGCTTGCACCAGAGAAATGGGTCCACAGACCTATCATATAGCTGGTGACAAGTATCTTCGCGCGGTGGCGCTCGGTGCCGGCGGTATTCCGCTGGTGATTCCAGCCCTTGGTGATCTGTTGGATCAGGAAACGCTGCTGGCCAGCCTGGATGGTCTGCTGTTCACCGGATCGCCGTCCAACGTTGAGCCCCACCATTATCAGGGGCCCGCGTCCGCCGCAGGCACCCGACACGATCCCGCCCGGGATCGCACTACCCTGCCTCTGGTCCGTGCGGCCATCGCCGCCGGAATTCCCGTTCTCGGCATCTGCCGTGGTTTTCAGGAAATGAACGTGGCCTTTGGCGGAACCCTGCACCAGCGCGTGCATGAAACAGCAGGGTACATGGATCACCGCGAGCCGGCCGACGAGCCTCTCGAGGTTCAGTATGCACCGCGCCACCCTGTTCGGGTACAGGCGGGCGGAATCCTGGACGGCATCGGTTTGCCGTCCGAAATCCAAGTCAATTCCATTCATGGCCAGGGCGTTGAACGTCTGGCGCCCGGCCTGCATGTAGAGGCACTGGCGCCAGATGGGTTGGTCGAGGCCTTTTCGGTCGAAGGCGCCAGGAGCTTTGCCCTGGGGGTGCAATGGCACCCCGAGTGGCAAGTGCTGACCAACCCGAACTATCTCGCCATCTTCCAGGCCTTTGGTGAGGCTTGCAGGAAGACGGCGGGGCAACGCTGA
- a CDS encoding glutamine synthetase family protein: MTTKLDQLTSWLKERKITEVECLISDLTGIARGKISPTNKFLDEKGMRLPESVLLQTVTGDYVEDDIYYDLLDPADIDMFCRPDEKAVFLVPWAIEPTAMVIHDTFDKQGNPIELSPRNLLKKVLKLYADKGWKPIVAPEMEFYLTKRCDDPDFPLQAPLGRSGRPETGRQSFSIDAANEFDPLFEDMYDWCEMQDLDLDTLIHEEGPAQMEINFRHGDALDLADQILVFKRTMREAALKHNVAATFMAKPITDEPGSAMHLHQSVVDIKTGMNIFSNDDGSMSELFLHHIGGLQKYIPEVLPLFAPNVNSFRRFLPDTSAPVNVEWGEENRTVGLRVPDAGPQNRRVENRLAGADANPYLAIAASLLCGYIGMVEGVNPSAPVKGRGYERRNLRLPLTLEAALERMESCRDIEKYLSSKFVQAYVAVKRAEHENFKRVISSWEREFLLLSV; the protein is encoded by the coding sequence ATGACTACCAAGCTCGACCAGCTGACCAGCTGGCTGAAAGAACGCAAAATCACCGAAGTTGAATGCTTGATCAGTGATCTTACCGGCATCGCGCGCGGCAAGATCTCGCCGACCAACAAGTTCCTCGACGAGAAGGGCATGCGCCTCCCCGAGAGCGTGCTGCTGCAGACCGTCACCGGCGACTATGTTGAAGACGACATCTATTACGACCTGCTCGATCCGGCGGACATCGACATGTTCTGCCGCCCGGACGAGAAGGCCGTTTTCCTGGTGCCCTGGGCCATCGAGCCCACCGCCATGGTGATCCACGACACCTTCGACAAGCAGGGCAACCCCATCGAGCTGTCGCCCCGCAACCTCCTGAAGAAGGTGCTCAAGCTTTACGCCGACAAGGGCTGGAAGCCCATCGTGGCGCCGGAGATGGAGTTCTACCTGACCAAGCGCTGCGACGACCCGGACTTCCCCCTGCAGGCCCCGCTGGGGCGCTCGGGCCGGCCGGAAACCGGTCGCCAGTCCTTCTCCATCGACGCGGCGAACGAGTTCGATCCGCTGTTCGAGGACATGTACGACTGGTGCGAGATGCAGGACCTGGACCTGGACACCCTGATCCATGAGGAAGGTCCGGCGCAGATGGAAATCAACTTCCGTCACGGCGATGCCCTCGATCTGGCCGACCAGATCCTGGTGTTCAAGCGCACCATGCGCGAGGCGGCGCTCAAGCACAACGTGGCCGCCACCTTCATGGCCAAGCCGATCACCGACGAACCGGGCAGCGCCATGCACCTGCACCAGAGCGTGGTGGACATCAAGACCGGGATGAACATCTTCTCCAACGACGATGGCTCCATGAGCGAGCTGTTCCTCCACCACATCGGCGGCCTGCAGAAGTACATCCCCGAGGTGCTGCCGCTGTTCGCGCCCAACGTGAACTCCTTCCGCCGCTTCCTGCCGGATACCTCCGCGCCGGTGAACGTGGAGTGGGGCGAGGAGAACCGCACCGTGGGCCTGCGCGTACCGGATGCCGGCCCGCAGAACCGTCGTGTGGAGAACCGCCTGGCCGGTGCCGACGCCAACCCCTACCTGGCCATCGCCGCCAGCCTGCTGTGCGGCTACATCGGCATGGTGGAGGGCGTGAACCCCAGTGCGCCGGTGAAGGGGCGCGGCTACGAACGTCGCAACCTGCGCCTTCCGCTGACCCTGGAAGCCGCCCTGGAGCGCATGGAGTCCTGCCGCGACATCGAGAAGTACCTGAGCAGCAAGTTCGTCCAGGCCTATGTGGCGGTCAAGCGCGCCGAGCATGAGAACTTCAAGCGGGTGATCAGCTCCTGGGAGCGGGAGTTCCTGCTGCTCTCCGTCTGA
- a CDS encoding aspartate aminotransferase family protein: MNSQVTNPQTLEWQALGRQHHLPPFTDYKALNAKGARIITKAEGVYIWDSEGNKILDGMAGLWCVNVGYGREELVQAATRQMRELPFYNLFFQTAHPPAVELAKAIAEIAPEGMNHVFFTGSGSEANDTVLRMVRHYWATKGQPQKKVVIGRWNGYHGSTVAGVSLGGMKALHEQGDLPIPGIEHIAQPYWFGEGGDMSPADFGVWAAEQLEKKILEVGEDKVAAFIAEPIQGAGGVIVPPETYWPKIREILARYDILFIADEVICGFGRTGEWFGSQYYGNAPDLMPIAKGLTSGYVPMGGVIVRDEIVDTLNEGGEFYHGFTYSGHPVAAAVALENIRILREEKIVEKVKAETAPYLQQRWQELADHPLVGEARGVGLVAALELVKNKQTRERFAGGIGMLCREHCFRNGLIMRAVGDTMIISPPLVISKDEVDELVTKARKCLDLTLAEVKG, from the coding sequence ATGAATAGCCAAGTGACCAACCCCCAGACCCTTGAATGGCAAGCGCTCGGTCGTCAGCACCACCTGCCGCCGTTCACCGACTACAAGGCGCTGAACGCCAAGGGTGCGCGGATCATCACCAAGGCCGAAGGCGTGTACATCTGGGACAGCGAAGGCAACAAGATCCTCGATGGCATGGCCGGCCTGTGGTGCGTCAACGTCGGCTACGGCCGTGAGGAACTGGTCCAGGCGGCAACCCGACAGATGCGCGAGCTGCCCTTCTACAACCTGTTCTTCCAGACCGCGCACCCGCCGGCGGTGGAATTGGCCAAGGCCATTGCCGAGATCGCCCCGGAAGGCATGAACCATGTGTTCTTCACCGGCTCCGGCTCGGAGGCCAACGACACTGTGCTGCGCATGGTCCGCCACTACTGGGCGACCAAGGGCCAGCCGCAGAAGAAAGTCGTCATCGGCCGCTGGAACGGCTATCACGGCTCCACCGTCGCCGGCGTGAGCCTGGGCGGGATGAAGGCGCTGCACGAACAGGGCGACCTGCCGATCCCCGGCATCGAGCACATCGCCCAGCCCTACTGGTTCGGCGAGGGCGGCGACATGTCCCCGGCGGACTTCGGCGTCTGGGCCGCCGAGCAGCTGGAGAAGAAGATCCTCGAAGTGGGCGAGGACAAGGTGGCGGCCTTCATCGCCGAGCCCATCCAGGGCGCGGGCGGCGTCATCGTTCCGCCGGAAACCTACTGGCCGAAGATCCGCGAGATCCTTGCCCGGTACGACATCCTCTTCATCGCCGACGAAGTGATCTGCGGCTTCGGTCGCACCGGCGAATGGTTTGGCAGCCAGTACTACGGCAACGCCCCCGACCTGATGCCCATCGCCAAGGGCCTGACATCCGGCTACGTCCCCATGGGCGGCGTAATCGTCCGTGACGAGATCGTCGATACCCTGAATGAGGGGGGCGAGTTCTACCACGGCTTCACCTACTCTGGTCATCCGGTGGCCGCCGCCGTGGCCCTGGAAAACATCCGCATCCTGCGGGAGGAAAAGATCGTCGAGAAGGTCAAGGCCGAAACGGCACCCTATTTGCAACAACGCTGGCAGGAGCTGGCTGACCATCCGTTGGTTGGCGAGGCGCGCGGGGTCGGTCTGGTGGCCGCACTCGAGCTGGTCAAGAACAAGCAGACCCGCGAGCGTTTCGCCGGCGGTATCGGGATGCTGTGCCGTGAGCACTGCTTCCGCAACGGCCTGATCATGCGGGCGGTGGGTGACACCATGATCATTTCGCCGCCGTTGGTTATCAGCAAGGATGAGGTCGATGAATTGGTGACCAAGGCACGCAAGTGCCTGGACCTCACCCTGGCGGAAGTCAAAGGCTAA
- a CDS encoding polyamine ABC transporter substrate-binding protein, with amino-acid sequence MIKTFGKTLLAMTLAGAVAGMAQADDKVLHVYNWSDYIAPDTVEKFTKETGIKVVYDVFDSNETLEAKLLAGKSGYDIVVPSNNFLAKQIKAKVYQPLDKSKLPNWKNLDPNLLKTVEVSDPGNQYAFPYMWGSIGIGYNPDKVKAVLGDNAPVDSWDLLFKPENIEKLKSCGVSFLDSPTEILPIALHYLGYSPVSQDPKELKEAEALFLKIRPHITYFHSSKYISDLANGNLCVAVGYSGDVYQAKSRADEAKAGVNVAYNIPKEGAGTFFDMVAIPADAANPDAAHAFMNFLMKPDVMAEITNFVQFPNGNAAATELVDEAIRKDPGIYPSQETMAKLYAFPDLPAKVQRAMTRAWTTIKSGK; translated from the coding sequence ATGATCAAAACCTTCGGCAAGACCCTGCTCGCCATGACCCTGGCCGGTGCCGTGGCCGGCATGGCCCAGGCTGACGACAAGGTGCTGCACGTCTACAACTGGTCGGACTACATCGCCCCCGATACCGTCGAGAAGTTCACCAAGGAGACCGGTATCAAGGTCGTGTACGACGTCTTCGACTCGAACGAGACCCTGGAAGCCAAGCTCCTGGCCGGCAAGTCCGGTTACGACATCGTGGTGCCGTCCAACAACTTCCTGGCCAAGCAGATCAAGGCCAAGGTCTACCAGCCCCTGGACAAGTCCAAGCTGCCGAACTGGAAGAACCTGGACCCCAACCTGCTGAAGACCGTCGAGGTCTCCGACCCGGGCAACCAGTACGCCTTCCCCTACATGTGGGGTTCCATCGGCATCGGCTACAACCCGGACAAGGTCAAGGCCGTCCTGGGTGACAACGCCCCGGTGGATTCCTGGGACCTGCTGTTCAAGCCCGAGAACATCGAGAAGCTGAAATCCTGCGGCGTGTCCTTCCTGGACTCCCCGACCGAGATCCTGCCGATCGCCCTGCACTACCTGGGCTACAGCCCGGTGAGCCAGGACCCGAAGGAACTGAAGGAAGCCGAAGCGCTGTTCCTGAAGATTCGTCCGCACATCACCTACTTCCACTCTTCCAAGTACATCTCCGACCTGGCCAACGGCAACCTCTGCGTGGCCGTGGGCTACTCGGGTGACGTGTACCAGGCCAAGTCCCGCGCCGATGAGGCCAAGGCTGGCGTGAACGTGGCCTACAACATTCCGAAAGAGGGTGCCGGTACCTTCTTCGACATGGTCGCCATCCCGGCCGATGCCGCCAATCCGGATGCCGCCCACGCGTTCATGAACTTCCTCATGAAGCCGGACGTCATGGCCGAGATCACCAACTTCGTACAGTTCCCCAACGGCAACGCTGCCGCCACCGAACTGGTCGACGAGGCGATCCGCAAGGACCCGGGCATCTACCCGAGCCAGGAAACCATGGCCAAGCTCTACGCTTTCCCTGACCTGCCGGCCAAGGTGCAGCGCGCGATGACCCGCGCCTGGACCACCATCAAGTCGGGCAAGTAA
- a CDS encoding polyamine ABC transporter substrate-binding protein yields the protein MMITAAATLTLVSQAQAEQTVHIYNWSDYIGETTLADFQKETGIKPVYDVFDSNETLEGKLLAGRTGYDLVVPSNHFLGKQIKAGAFQKLDRSQLPNWENLDPKLLKQLERNDAGNQYAVPYLWGTNGIGYNVEKVKAALGVDHIDSWAAIFEPENMKKLSQCGVAFLDSADEMIPAVLNYMGLDPNSTNPDDYKKAEAKLMAVRPYVTYFHSSKYIGDLANGDICVAAGFSGDIFQAASRAEEAGKGIEIAYAIPKEGGNLWFDMLAVPADAANAKEAHAFINYLLKPEVIAKVSDYVGYANPNLKAGEFMDQEVRTDESVYPPQAVLDKLYVSAELPPKVQRLMTRSWTKIKSGK from the coding sequence ATGATGATCACCGCCGCCGCGACCCTGACCCTGGTATCCCAGGCCCAGGCGGAGCAGACGGTCCATATCTACAACTGGTCGGACTACATCGGCGAGACGACCCTGGCGGATTTCCAGAAGGAAACCGGCATCAAGCCGGTGTATGACGTCTTCGACTCCAATGAAACCCTGGAAGGCAAACTGCTCGCGGGCCGCACCGGCTACGACCTGGTGGTGCCGTCCAACCACTTCCTCGGCAAGCAGATCAAGGCCGGTGCCTTCCAGAAGCTGGATCGCAGCCAGTTGCCGAACTGGGAGAACCTGGACCCGAAGTTGCTCAAGCAACTGGAGCGCAACGACGCGGGCAACCAGTACGCCGTTCCCTACCTCTGGGGCACCAACGGCATCGGCTACAACGTGGAGAAGGTCAAGGCCGCGCTCGGCGTCGACCACATCGACTCCTGGGCCGCGATCTTCGAGCCCGAGAACATGAAGAAGCTCAGCCAGTGCGGCGTGGCCTTCCTCGATTCGGCGGACGAAATGATTCCCGCCGTGCTCAATTACATGGGCCTGGACCCCAACAGCACCAACCCGGACGACTACAAGAAGGCCGAAGCGAAGCTGATGGCGGTTCGCCCCTACGTCACCTACTTCCACTCTTCCAAGTACATCGGCGACCTGGCCAACGGCGACATCTGCGTCGCGGCAGGCTTCTCCGGTGACATCTTCCAGGCCGCCTCCCGCGCCGAGGAAGCCGGGAAGGGCATCGAGATCGCCTATGCGATCCCGAAAGAGGGCGGCAACCTCTGGTTCGACATGCTGGCGGTCCCGGCGGACGCCGCCAATGCGAAAGAGGCCCATGCCTTCATCAACTACCTGCTGAAGCCCGAGGTGATCGCCAAGGTGAGCGACTACGTGGGCTACGCGAACCCCAACCTCAAGGCTGGGGAGTTCATGGATCAGGAAGTACGCACCGACGAGTCCGTCTACCCGCCACAAGCGGTGCTGGACAAGCTCTACGTCTCGGCGGAGCTGCCGCCGAAAGTCCAGCGGCTGATGACCCGCAGCTGGACCAAGATCAAGTCGGGCAAGTGA
- the potA gene encoding polyamine ABC transporter ATP-binding protein, with protein sequence MAIASGAYKKALEGNQQPKEVLVKIDRVTKKFDETVAVDDVSLTINKGEIFALLGGSGSGKSTLLRMLAGFERPSEGRIMLDGVDITDMPPYERPINMMFQSYALFPHMTVAQNIAFGLKQDRLPAAEIDARVNEMLKLVHMTQYAKRKPHQLSGGQRQRVALARSLAKRPKLLLLDEPMGALDKKLRSQMQLELVEIIERVGVTCVMVTHDQEEAMTMAQRIAIMHLGCIEQIGSPVDIYETPINRLVCEFIGSVNLFEGEVVEDEEAHALIACPQLERPIYVGHGVTTSVQDKRITYALRPEKLLVTTEQPDCQYNWSRGRVHDIAYLGGHSVFYVQLPNGSIVQSFVANAERRGARPTWEDEVYVWWEDDSGVVLRS encoded by the coding sequence ATGGCAATAGCCTCCGGTGCCTACAAGAAAGCCCTCGAAGGCAACCAGCAACCCAAAGAGGTTCTGGTGAAGATCGACCGGGTAACCAAGAAGTTCGATGAGACCGTGGCCGTGGACGATGTGTCCCTGACCATCAACAAGGGTGAGATCTTCGCTCTGCTCGGTGGCTCCGGTTCGGGTAAATCCACCCTGCTGCGGATGCTGGCCGGTTTCGAGCGCCCCTCCGAGGGCCGCATCATGCTGGACGGGGTGGACATCACCGACATGCCGCCCTATGAGCGGCCCATCAACATGATGTTCCAGTCCTATGCGCTCTTCCCGCATATGACTGTTGCGCAGAACATCGCCTTCGGACTCAAACAGGACAGGCTGCCCGCAGCCGAGATCGACGCCCGGGTCAACGAGATGCTCAAGCTCGTGCACATGACCCAGTACGCCAAGCGCAAGCCGCACCAGCTCTCCGGTGGCCAGCGCCAGCGTGTCGCCCTGGCCCGTTCCCTGGCCAAGCGTCCCAAGCTGCTGCTGCTGGACGAGCCCATGGGCGCCCTGGACAAGAAGCTGCGCTCGCAGATGCAGTTGGAGCTGGTGGAGATCATCGAGCGCGTGGGCGTGACCTGCGTGATGGTGACTCACGACCAGGAAGAGGCCATGACCATGGCCCAGCGCATCGCCATCATGCACCTGGGCTGCATCGAGCAGATCGGCAGCCCGGTGGACATCTACGAGACCCCGATCAACCGCCTGGTGTGCGAGTTCATCGGCAGCGTCAACCTGTTCGAAGGCGAAGTGGTGGAGGACGAGGAAGCCCACGCCCTGATCGCCTGCCCGCAGCTGGAGCGCCCGATCTACGTCGGCCACGGCGTGACCACTTCCGTCCAGGACAAGCGCATCACCTACGCCCTGCGTCCGGAGAAGCTGCTGGTCACCACCGAGCAGCCGGACTGCCAGTACAACTGGTCCCGCGGCAGGGTGCATGACATCGCCTACCTCGGCGGCCACTCGGTGTTCTACGTGCAGCTGCCCAATGGTTCCATCGTCCAGTCCTTCGTCGCCAACGCGGAACGTCGCGGCGCCCGTCCCACCTGGGAAGACGAAGTGTACGTGTGGTGGGAGGACGACAGCGGAGTGGTGCTGCGGTCATGA
- a CDS encoding ABC transporter permease subunit yields MKIAKLKRLVPTGRHLVIGVPFFWLFLFFLLPFAIVLKISFAEADVAIPPYTDIYAWADNQIQLILNLGNYFLLSEDELYLAAYLGSLKVAFFSTLLCLLIGYPMAYAIARASKEAQTVLLLLIMMPTWTAILIRVYAWMGILSNNGLLNSLLMGIGLIDQPLQILNTNLAVYIGVVYSYLPFMVLPLYANLVKHDPSLLEAASDLGSSNFNSFWKITVPLSKNGIIAGSMLVFIPVVGEFVIPELLGGPETLMIGKVLWQEFFNNRDWPVASALAVVMLAILLIPIILFNKNQAKELEGKV; encoded by the coding sequence ATGAAAATCGCCAAACTGAAACGCCTGGTCCCTACCGGCCGGCATCTCGTCATCGGGGTCCCGTTCTTCTGGCTCTTCCTGTTCTTCCTGCTGCCCTTCGCCATCGTGCTGAAGATCAGCTTCGCGGAAGCGGATGTGGCGATCCCGCCCTACACCGACATTTATGCCTGGGCGGATAACCAGATCCAGCTCATCCTCAACCTGGGCAACTACTTCCTGCTCAGCGAGGACGAACTCTACCTGGCCGCCTACCTGGGCTCGCTGAAGGTCGCGTTCTTCAGCACCCTGCTGTGCCTGCTCATCGGCTACCCGATGGCCTACGCCATCGCCCGGGCCAGCAAGGAAGCGCAGACCGTGCTGCTGCTGCTGATCATGATGCCGACCTGGACCGCGATCCTGATCCGCGTCTATGCCTGGATGGGCATCCTCAGCAACAACGGCCTGCTCAACAGCCTGCTGATGGGCATCGGCCTGATCGACCAGCCGCTGCAGATACTCAACACCAACCTGGCGGTCTACATCGGCGTGGTCTACTCCTACCTGCCGTTCATGGTGCTGCCGCTCTACGCCAACCTCGTCAAGCACGATCCCAGCCTGCTGGAAGCCGCCTCCGACCTGGGGTCGAGCAACTTCAACAGCTTCTGGAAGATCACCGTGCCACTGTCCAAGAACGGCATCATCGCCGGCTCCATGCTGGTGTTCATCCCGGTGGTGGGCGAGTTCGTGATCCCGGAACTGCTGGGCGGCCCGGAGACCCTGATGATCGGCAAGGTGCTGTGGCAGGAGTTCTTCAATAACCGCGACTGGCCGGTGGCCTCCGCCCTGGCGGTGGTGATGCTGGCGATCCTGCTGATCCCGATCATCCTCTTCAACAAGAACCAGGCGAAGGAACTGGAGGGCAAGGTATGA
- a CDS encoding ABC transporter permease subunit: MKRFSFSNLMLWVGLLFIYLPMVILVIYSFNASKLVTVWGGWSVKWYVGLLDNTQLMNSVFRSLEIALYTAIAAVALGTLAAFVLTRIPRFRGRTLFGGMVTAPLVMPEVITGLSLLLLFVAMAQLVGWPEERGLVTIWIAHTTFCSAYVAIVVSARLRELDLSIEEAAMDLGARPWKVFILITIPMIAPSLAAGGMMSFALSLDDLVLASFVSGPGSTTLPMEVFSAVRLGVKPEINAVASLILLSVSLFTFLAWYFTRKAEERRKRAIQQAMEVMAEEAGGANWKPGSTQTA, encoded by the coding sequence ATGAAGCGCTTCAGTTTCTCCAATCTGATGCTCTGGGTGGGGCTGCTGTTCATCTACCTGCCCATGGTCATCCTGGTGATCTACTCCTTCAACGCCTCCAAGCTGGTGACGGTCTGGGGCGGCTGGTCGGTGAAGTGGTACGTGGGCCTGCTGGACAACACCCAGTTGATGAACTCGGTGTTCCGCTCGCTGGAAATCGCCCTCTATACCGCGATTGCCGCCGTGGCCCTGGGCACCCTGGCCGCCTTCGTGCTCACCCGCATCCCGCGTTTCCGTGGCCGCACGCTGTTCGGTGGCATGGTGACCGCGCCGCTGGTGATGCCCGAGGTGATCACCGGTCTGTCGCTGCTGCTGCTCTTCGTGGCCATGGCCCAGCTCGTGGGCTGGCCGGAGGAGCGTGGCCTGGTGACCATCTGGATCGCCCACACCACCTTCTGTTCGGCCTACGTGGCCATCGTGGTGTCGGCGCGCCTGCGGGAGCTGGACCTGTCCATCGAGGAGGCGGCCATGGACCTGGGCGCCCGCCCGTGGAAGGTGTTCATCCTGATCACCATCCCGATGATCGCCCCGTCGCTCGCGGCGGGCGGCATGATGTCCTTCGCCCTGTCCCTGGACGACCTGGTGCTGGCGAGCTTCGTGTCCGGTCCTGGCTCCACTACCCTGCCGATGGAGGTCTTCTCCGCCGTGCGCCTGGGCGTGAAACCGGAGATCAACGCCGTGGCGAGCCTGATCCTGCTGAGCGTCTCGCTGTTCACCTTCCTGGCCTGGTACTTCACCCGCAAGGCCGAGGAGCGTCGCAAGCGCGCCATCCAGCAGGCCATGGAGGTCATGGCCGAGGAAGCCGGCGGTGCCAACTGGAAGCCGGGTTCCACCCAGACCGCCTGA
- a CDS encoding NRDE family protein, with the protein MCLIVFAWRPGHDVPLVLAANRDEFYARPTLPLARWEDAPGVVAGRDLEAGGTWLGAGPRGRFAALTNIRDPRTPPVGRTRGELCVQFLRGEMGPGEFLEDALRRAGDYSGFNLLVGDDRELWFLNPRSGGPINLGPGVYGVSNADLDTPWPKVERGKAAIAECLEPPSTDALLNLLHDPEQAPDHILPETGVGLNTERMLSSVFIATRTYGTRASSALIVRADGSRELVERSYGPYGALLGDVRFDLQD; encoded by the coding sequence ATGTGCCTGATCGTATTCGCATGGCGCCCCGGACACGACGTCCCGCTGGTGCTCGCCGCTAACCGCGACGAATTCTACGCCCGCCCCACCCTCCCCCTCGCCCGCTGGGAAGACGCGCCCGGTGTCGTCGCCGGCCGCGACCTGGAAGCCGGAGGAACCTGGCTGGGTGCCGGCCCCCGTGGCCGCTTCGCCGCCCTCACCAATATCCGCGATCCACGCACGCCTCCGGTGGGGCGAACCCGTGGCGAACTCTGCGTGCAGTTCCTGCGCGGCGAGATGGGGCCCGGGGAATTCCTCGAGGACGCCCTGCGCCGGGCAGGCGACTATTCGGGTTTCAACCTGCTGGTGGGGGACGACCGCGAACTCTGGTTCCTCAACCCCCGCAGTGGCGGCCCGATCAACCTGGGGCCAGGCGTCTACGGCGTCTCCAACGCCGACCTGGATACGCCCTGGCCCAAGGTGGAGCGCGGCAAGGCGGCGATCGCCGAGTGCCTGGAGCCGCCTTCCACCGATGCCCTGCTTAACCTGCTGCACGACCCGGAGCAGGCGCCGGACCACATCCTCCCGGAAACCGGCGTGGGGCTGAACACAGAGCGCATGCTCTCCAGCGTGTTCATCGCCACCCGCACCTACGGCACCCGCGCCAGCTCGGCGCTGATCGTCCGCGCCGATGGCAGCCGCGAGTTGGTGGAGCGCAGCTACGGGCCCTATGGCGCCCTGCTGGGGGATGTACGCTTCGACCTGCAGGACTGA
- a CDS encoding sulfite exporter TauE/SafE family protein yields the protein MEFLLYLVLGACAGVLAGLFGVGGGMIIVPVLVFSFTAHGFDVGILTHLAVGTSLATIIFTSVNSVREHHRKGAVRWPIFAWMALGILAGAGLGSLTATAIQGPVLQKIIGVFAILVALQMGLDLKPKASRGVPGKPGLTAAGVVIGWASAIFGIGGGSLTVPFLVWRSLPIQQAVATSSACGLPIAAAGALSFMALGWNHEQLPPYSLGFVYLPALVGIAVTSMFFARFGARLAHRLSPRLLKRLFALLLVSVGLNFLI from the coding sequence ATGGAATTCCTGCTCTACCTGGTACTCGGTGCTTGCGCCGGCGTACTGGCCGGGCTGTTCGGTGTAGGTGGCGGCATGATCATCGTGCCGGTGCTGGTATTCAGCTTCACCGCCCATGGATTCGACGTTGGCATCCTGACTCACCTGGCGGTAGGCACTTCGCTGGCTACCATCATCTTCACCTCGGTCAACTCGGTCCGTGAACACCATCGCAAAGGGGCGGTGCGCTGGCCCATCTTCGCCTGGATGGCCCTGGGTATCCTCGCTGGCGCCGGCCTCGGCTCCCTCACCGCCACCGCCATCCAGGGGCCGGTGCTGCAGAAGATCATCGGCGTGTTCGCCATACTGGTGGCCCTGCAGATGGGGCTGGACCTGAAACCCAAGGCCAGCCGCGGTGTCCCAGGCAAGCCCGGTTTGACGGCGGCGGGCGTGGTGATCGGTTGGGCCTCGGCCATCTTCGGCATCGGAGGTGGCTCGCTGACCGTGCCCTTCCTGGTCTGGCGCAGCCTGCCCATCCAGCAGGCGGTGGCGACCTCTTCCGCCTGCGGCCTGCCCATCGCGGCGGCGGGTGCGTTGTCCTTCATGGCCCTGGGCTGGAACCACGAGCAGTTGCCGCCTTACAGCCTGGGCTTCGTCTATCTTCCGGCGCTGGTGGGTATCGCCGTCACCAGCATGTTCTTCGCCCGCTTCGGCGCTCGGCTGGCCCATCGGCTCTCGCCGCGACTGCTGAAGCGACTGTTCGCCCTGCTGCTGGTGTCAGTGGGCCTGAACTTCCTGATCTAA